A part of Chlorocebus sabaeus isolate Y175 chromosome 28, mChlSab1.0.hap1, whole genome shotgun sequence genomic DNA contains:
- the PAPOLB gene encoding poly(A) polymerase beta: protein MPFPVTTQGPPQQAPPPKCYGISSPISLAVPKETDCLLTQRLIETLRPFGVFEEEEELQRRILVLEKLNNLVKEWIREISESKSLPQSVIENVGGKIFTFGSYRLGVHTKGADIDALCVAPRHVDRSDFFTSFYVKLKLQEEVKDLRAVEEAFVPVIKLCFDGIEIDILFARLALQTIPEDLDLRDDSLLKNLDIRCIRSLNGCRVTDEILHLVPNIDNFRLTLRAIKLWAKCHNIYSNILGFLGGVSWAMLVARTCQLYPNAVASTLVRKFFLVFSEWEWPNPVLLKEPEERNLNLPVWDPRVNPSDRYHLMPIITPAYPQQNSTYNVSVSTRMVMIEEFKQGLAITHEILLSKAEWSKLFEAPSFFQKYKHYIVLLASAPTEKQHLEWVGLVESKIRILVGSLEKNEFITLAHVNPQSFPAPKENPDMEEFRTMWVIGLVLKKPENSEILSIDLTYDIQSFTDTVYRQAMNSKMFEMGMKITAMHLRRKELHQLLPHHVLQDKKAHATEGRRLTDLNDSSFDLSAGCENSMSVPSSTSTMKTGPLISSSQGRNSPALAVMTASMANVQATEISLQQMNTNESSGVALNESIPHAVSQPAISPSPKAMVARVVSSTCLISHPDLQETQQQTYLIL from the coding sequence ATGCCGTTTCCGGTGACAACCCAGGGACCACCGCAGCAGGCGCCGCCGCCGAAGTGCTACGGCATCTCCTCGCCTATCAGCCTAGCGGTCCCCAAGGAGACGGACTGCCTTCTCACCCAGAGGCTAATAGAAACCCTCAGGCCCTTCGGGGTCTTCGAAGAGGAAGAGGAACTGCAGCGCAGGATTTtagttttggaaaaattaaataatctggtAAAGGAATGGATACGCGAAATCAGTGAAAGCAAGAGCCTTCCCCAGTCTGTAATTGAAAACGTTGGCGGAAAGATTTTTACGTTTGGCTCTTACAGATTAGGAGTACATACGAAAGGTGCAGATATTGACGCCTTGTGCGTTGCACCAAGGCATGTGGATCGAAGCGACTTTTTCACCTCATTCTATGTTAAACTGAAACTACAGGAGGAAGTAAAAGATTTAAGGGCTGTTGAGGAGGCATTTGTGCCAGTTATCAAACTCTGTTTTGATGGGATAGAGATTGATATTTTATTTGCAAGATTAGCACTACAGACTATTCCAGAAGATTTGGACCTAAGAGATGACAGTCTGCTTAAAAATTTAGACATTAGATGCATAAGAAGCCTTAACGGTTGCCGGGTAACCGATGAAATTTTACATCTAGTGCCAAACATTGACAACTTCAGGTTGACTCTAAGAGCCATCAAACTGTGGGCCAAGTGCCACAATATCTATTCCAATATATTAGGTTTCCTCGGAGGTGTTTCCTGGGCCATGCTGGTAGCAAGAACTTGTCAGCTTTATCCAAATGCAGTAGCGTCAACTCTCGTGCGGAAATTCTTCTTGGTATTTTCGGAATGGGAATGGCCAAACCCAGTGTTACTGAAAGAGCCTGAAGAACGGAATCTTAATTTGCCTGTATGGGACCCAAGAGTAAATCCCAGTGATAGGTACCATCTTATGCCCATCATCACACCAGCATACCCACAGCAGAACTCCACATACAACGTGTCTGTTTCAACCAGGATGGTCATGATTGAGGAGTTTAAACAGGGACTTGCTATCACACACGAGATTTTGCTGAGTAAGGCTGAGTGGTCCAAACTCTTTGAAGCTCCAAGCTTCTTTCAGAAGTACAAGCATTATATTGTACTTCTGGCAAGTGCACCAACAGAAAAACAGCATTTAGAATGGGTGGGCTTGGTGGAATCAAAGATCCGAATCCTGGTTGGGAGCTTAGAGAAGAATGAATTTATTACACTGGCACATGTGAATCCACAGTCATTTCCAGCACCCAAAGAAAATCCTGATATGGAAGAATTTCGTACAATGTGGGTGATTGGGTTAGTGCTAAAAAAGCCAGAAAACTCTGAAATTCTCAGTATTGATCTCACCTATGATATCCAGTCTTTCACAGATACTGTTTATAGGCAAGCAATGAATAGTAAGATGTTTGAGATGGGTATGAAAATTACTGCAATGCATTTAAGAAGAAAGGAGCTTCACCAGCTGCTGCCTCATCATGTGCTTCAGGACAAGAAAGCACACGCAACGGAAGGTAGAAGATTGACAGATCTGAACGACAGCAGCTTTGACTTGTCTGCAGGCTGTGAAAACAGCATGTCTGTGCCTTCATCTACTAGCACTATGAAGACAGGCCCATTGATTAGCAGTTCTCAGGGTAGAAATAGTCCTGCCCTGGCTGTAATGACAGCATCGATGGCTAATGTACAGGCTACTGAAATTTCCTTGCAACAGATGAATACCAATGAAAGTTCAGGGGTTGCATTAAATGAAAGTATTCCTCACGCTGTCTCTCAACCTGCCATTTCTCCATCACCAAAGGCCATGGTTGCCAGAGTTGTTTCTTCGACATGTCTCATAAGCCATCCAGACCTTCAGGAAACGCAGCAACAAACATATCTAATCCTATAG